Genomic window (Penaeus vannamei isolate JL-2024 chromosome 22, ASM4276789v1, whole genome shotgun sequence):
ataataataataataaagataataacgacaattataatgttattgttgttgttactattagtagtattatattagtattatattattagcattattattattaacataatttctatcactatcattataactaacatTAGTgttaccatcacaatcatcattattatttctgctaccctctttattatcattacatcgcTAGTATAATTATCACACCCTTCTTTGCAATATTACATTCAAATGCAGAAATCCACATTAAACGTCACTCCCAGAAATAGGCAGAAATAAagactgaaaaataaaaaaataaatgaatcttGACGTACCGCCACTTGCCCCAGGGGTACGAGGAGCGCGCGTACCCGGCGGCCAAGTGGGTGTGCCACAGCCAGGTCCAGCAGGCGGCCAGCAGGCGCAAGGACACGCGCTCGTTCTTCGCTCTCTTCCGCTACATCGACGGCGGCAACGAGGCCGGTGAGTGGGTCGGATTTGGCTCGGCTCAGCGTGGGTAGAGGCGTGCAGCACTGCCCGTGTTTGATAGCGGCCGTGTAATgtcttctgtgtgtttgtctgtaaagGTGTCTGGCCACGTGATATTTATACCtatgagaatgaaaaatagattaaataCCATTTATTCGCGCCCCGACAGAGGCTAAGATTCCGATGACCGCGCCCGTCAGAATGAAGAAGACGCCCGTGGACAAGAAAGTCGACGCCCAGATGTGCTTCTACCTGCCCGAAGCCCACCAGGCCAGACCACCAGCGCCCACTAACGCCGAGCTCTACATCGAGGAGCAAACCGCCTTCACCGCCTTCGTCAGGTGAGCCTTGGCACGAGAGGCAAGCAGGGCCGGTTTCGTTATGCCTTGTCTTGCAAATCTTGGGCCGGTTAGGCGAGTGTGTTCATTCTTCTGCCGATCTTTGCCAACGTGcgccacataaacaaacaacgcGCTTAACCTGCCTGTCAGTACGAAAAAGAAACTACATCACCAGCACCTTTGCGTTGCTACCGCTTCACCGCAGCTGTATGCGAGTTTACAGACTGTTCATAACGCCACAAACATGATTATAAAATGTACCCGAGTGCCACACACGCATGGCCGTCGTTAAcgcctctctctccgtcactgcAGGACCTTCGACGGCTTCGCGAACAAGGAGCGCGTTTGGGAGGAGGCAGCGGAGGCCCTCAAGGTCAGCCTCGAGGCAGCGCAGGAGGAAGGAGTcgacttctccttcttttacagGTATcgtatcctttctcttctttacgtCCCGGTTTCTTGTaccttttttttcatcctctcttcctaaTTATTGCCTGTTTTGCTTTCGGTCGGTTTCAATTTGATTTCAGTCCTCCTTGCTTCGCCTCGTTCGGTTTTCACTTTCCattgcatttctttctctcttgtgctCCGGTGTTTTCTCCCGCAATACGGAATTTGTATTTCCGTTTGGAGATTTTCCTCAGcttcaattatgtatatattctggAATAAttgagattgataaatagatggacatatGGATGATTTTTCTTCATAAAAAACATTATTCACATTTATCGAACGTATTGTTGTGTTTGATTGTTATCAactttccctctgttcctctctttatcaGGGCTGGCTACGACTCCCCGATGAAATTCGAAAACCGGCGAAATGAGGTTTGGTACCTGAAGAATTAAAAATGCACTCaaggaacttttttttattattatttatgttaatcATCGTCATGCATAAAATACACATGATTATAatgtcatatgattttttttatcctttctcatcTTTGTTGATCGGGAGACGCTCATGTTGTGATTTTTATCATTCAGAATGACATCATCTTCTGTTTGTGATTTGTAAAGAATATTTCAACATTGTAAAAACattcaatataattgttatttgtcCTTATCAATATAGCTAGTATTATcataaggccttttttccggcgccaagaggtgtagtactacagaatcccatgactccgcccctatttatggggcggagtcatatataagcaactgcacctggctgaagagcgcgcggagcacctctgctcgttttaaaacgaagaaaatgggaagttcaaagttgatgctgtactgtatggtgcaataatagtaactttgatgatgttcatgaggatattattgctctaagtactagtttgaaagtatttaagcgcgcgcgcgcgtgtatttatgtgtatatatgtgtgcatatatgcatatatattatatatatacatacagaaatgtatatatacatacatacctatatatacagtatacacacacatatatttaaacatgtatacacacatgcatatatatatatatatatatatatatatatatatatatatatatatatatatatatatatatatatatacatatacgtatatatgcatttatgtatgtatatgtatatatatacatatatgcagaagtatattaaaaatatacactactaccatgtataatgatatagagtttaaggtttatatgctttcgtattaattaatagggctacggctaagaagagcgaggttcaaatttatctttcgtatgtgtacatttttatgcgatatgtcatgtaaggcttgttactgtttttcttatatcatttatgctttaatcttgggcaatattcaggcctccaaaagtgttccatgacgaataatatacggggaagtatctcatgttttatttacagaatgtgttcgaatggtcaaaagaatattatgaaaatttatattaggttttatatacacattttacttaccatgtatatataattgaacatgctgacgtaaacttatatatccttttgaatgtagttgatatcaatcaataaatagtgtcattttcaaaatatttaaagaagtgtgaccttcgaaaccattgtcgatggacgaatgaagaagtatgatgggaggcgcttagggcccgcgcattttcaactgatttcaatagttttccgtcgtttgatttgtaatttgatgttgataactaacaacttgtatttattgttatttcctaatgttacaccagtaaaccagtgatttgttaattgatacaattcaaaaacaaaatcagattcgtcaactcgagtacaattcctaggaatgggggtggagccgcacctgtggcaacagcgtagaagcatcggcagcgttctgtcgcgatcggcccggagaatgtcgcaaataaaaaaaactacaccCTCTAGTGTCGTTAGActgtttcttggcaccggaaaaaaggcctataaTTGTTTAcacatcttattttcttctctgttaCCGCCATTATCATAACTGCCTCTGTAATTGTGTTCACAAACACCTTCAGAACTCCTATAATCCCGATAATTATTTGGATTTTTACATCATGTGCCTATATGGTTAAAGGAAATCAATCAATCTAATATTTTTCAAAGGACTTTAGATTTTACTTCCGTGCGGTCTCCATTTGAAGAGATCttgtttaatgtattttttcttaatttctgatTATAGTTCCCAGATGGGTGCCCGGTCTTAAAAATCAAATCAGATGCGTTATGGGTAATGTGCGCGCCATCGTGTGTCGCTTGAGGATCGTGCCACCCTTCATAAGTCAAAGCCCCGTATGTCATTAGGCTTTTGAGCGCTGGAAACAGTTCttcattacataaaaaaaaggCGGGATTCAGGGCGTATCCATTCcacttcttgatttttttttttagtgtgaaaAATACCATGTCACGCTCATGCGCTTCCTAAACCAGTTGTTTCcaacttttttcattctttggcCCTGAccaatatatattcatcttcataGCTTCCTTCAGTGTCATATTTTCAAATTCAGTTATTACTGGAATGGTGTAATTGTGTCAGCAGCTATTAGACAAGAAatctttttggaaaaaaaaacaatttattgatatgtagatactgtaggtgagataaaattcagtttcatTCGTCTTCAAAATTTCCATCTTGCTCCTCGACCCGCCAGAAAATAGCCCGTGGCCCCCATGTTGGTAACAGTGTTCGAAACCAAAACCAGTTCGGACAATAATCAGTTAGTGACCGATTTTTGTATACTTTTTCTCCTTAAAACGAAAGGCGTACAAGCAAATGAAGgaatgggcgggagggagagggagagagaaaggggagcggaTTGGTGAGGCTATTTAATGAAGGCCCAAACCTCATTGCAGCCCCCCCCCTAACAAGGGTATAACGACTCTATCATTGGCCATGTGAAGCCCAGACTATGTTGGGGAAAGAAACCGTCCActcctcagggtccccttgaggggtaagggctaaacaactaaaacaggggaataccgtgcccgTGGCTCCCttaggccgttcaggactggcacaaagtcagcctttcatcctttcagcacggctcttacaccttaggaagtggatagtagaaggggttggaaaaGGGACAGAAATGAATAAGCAGGATGGGAAAAAGGCCGTTatttgagtcgagggctgaggcccaaggttggGGAGATCCCCAGCACTGGTGATCCTCGCCTCCTAAGCCCCTCCACGACAACGATAGGctaaggattgggggggggggggtaagcatcTATGAGTAATGTTATATTCATtgatcttgcacttgcgaatgatgccatattcctaatatacaattcaaatgtaagctttgaatcaaaggttacaccaagagcttcaggttatccactatagtgattaagactccattaatcagcagagtTGGATGCtaaggcaactgcgttcgagactaACTCACAACCATTTCCTTAGACATAGTAGGATTTAATtgcatgccccaccgagagcaccacgattgaattatcaggtctacagtgagactgtcagctactatttgcctagttgccagAGAAGGAATATTAACGgagagaagtatcatcaacatatgccattttattagtaatgccagaccacatatcactTGTATATAAAATGAACAGGAAACGGCCAAGACTACTTCCCTAAGGAAGCCCAGAAGACACACGAGAATacaagctaaaactaccatcaatatGAGCACGCTGCAGCCTACCagttgaaatgtgtgtgtgtgtgtgtgtgtgtgtgtgtgtgtgtgtgtgtgtgtgtgtgtgtgtgtgtgtgtgtgtgtgtgtgtgtgtgtgtgtgtgtgtgtgtgcatatatatatatatatatatatatatatatatatatatatatatatatatatatatatatttatatatatggtagaaaaacccacaatgcacaaactagatttattgaagaaagtgagaacagtttcggaatcgtcctccattccatcttcgggtctgaggagggaagggagaggaagcggtataaagggaggagaagcactatatatatatatatatatatatatatatatatatatatatatatatatatatatatatatatatatatatatatatatatatatatgtgtgtgtgtgtgtgtgtatgtgtgtgtgtgtgtgtgtgtgtgtgtatgtgtgtgtgtgtgtgtatgtatatacatatacattatatatatatatatatatatatatatatatatatatatatatatatatatttatatacatatcacacacacacacacacacacacacacacacacacacacacacacacacacacacacacacacacacacacacacacacacacacacacatatatatatatatatatatatatatatatatatatatatatatatatatatatatatatatacttatatacatatatatacattcatatgtatatatatatatatatatatatatatatatatatatatatatatatatatatatatatacacatatacacgcgcacacacacatattatatatatatacatatatatacgtatatatacatatatctatctatctatctatatctatctatctatctatctatctatctatctatctatctatctatctatctatctatctatctatctatctatctatctatctatctgtctatctatctatctatctatctatctatctatatctatctatctatctatctgtctgtctgtctgtctgtctgtctgtctgtctgtctgtctgtctgtctgtctgtctgtctgtctatctatctatctatctatatatatatatatattacatatacacatatatatatacacgaatatacatgtttaaatatctacatgtgtatatatgcatatatacatacatatacatacatacatacatatatatatatatatatatatatatatatatatatatatatgtatgtatatatatatatatatatatatatatatatataaatatatatgtgtgtatatatatatatatatatatatatatatataaatatatatatatgtgtatatatataatatatatatatatatatatatatatatatgtgtgtgtgtgtgtgtgtgtgtgtgtgtgtgtgtgtgtgtgtgtgtgtgtgtgtgtgtacacacttatatgtatataaatgtaaaggaCGAATTTTTTCTCATAGtcacatttactttattttattcttataaaTTTTTACAGTTGTCGTGTTAGTTAATTTTTCAAATACCAATTTTATTTAAATGGCCTATTCTTGCTGCATTTACTGTACTGTTAAATTCTGTGgggagcatacatatatatatacacacacacatacatacatacatacatatatatatatatatatatatatatatatatatatatatatatatatatatatatatatataaacatatctaagtatatatgtgtggattacataaataaatatatatgtacatatatatgcacacacacacacacacacacacacacacacacacacacacataaatatacatatatatatatatatatatatatatatatatatatatatatatatatatatatatgtatatatacatatatatatacatatgtatacacacacacacccacatatatatatatatatatatatatatatatatatatatatatttatgtatatatatatttatatatgtgtgtgtgtgtgtgtgtgtgtgtgtatgtgtgtgtgtgtgtatgtgtgtgtgtgtgtatgtgtatgtgtatgtgtatgtgtatgtgtatgtgtatgtgtatgtgtgtgtgtctgtgtgtgtgtgtgtgtgtgtgtgtgtgtgtgtgtgtgtgtgtgtgtgtgtatgtatgtatgtatatatatggatatgtatatgtgtatatatatgtatgtatgtgttttatatatatatatatacatatgtatatatatatacatatatatatatatatatatatatatatatatatatacatacacacacacacacacacacacacacacacacacacacacacacaaacacaatatatatatatgtatatatatatacatatatgtatatatgtgtgtgtgtgtgtgtgtgtgtgtgtgtgtgtgggtgtgtgtgtgtgtgtgtgtgtgtttgtgtgtgtttctctgtgtgtgtgtgtatgtatatatatatatatatatatatatatatatatatatatatatatatatatatatataaacacatacatacatatatatacacaaatacatacacacaaacacacacacacacacacacacacacacacacacacacacacacacacacacactcatatatatatatatatatatatatatatatatatatatatatatacatatatgtatatatttgtgtgtgtgtgtgtgtgtgtgtgtgtgtgtgtgtgtgtgtgtgtgtgtgtgtgtgtgtgtgtgtgtgtgtgtgtgtgtgtgtgtgtgtgtatgtatatatatatatatatatatatatatatatatatatatatatatatatatatatatatatatatatatataaacacatacacacacatataaacacatagaaatataaacacacacactctcacacacacacacacacacacacacacacacacacacacacacacacacacacacacacacacacacactcatatatatatatatatatatatatatatatatatatatatatatatatatatatatacatatatgtatatatatgtgtgtgtgtgtgtgtgtgtgtgtgtgtgtgtgtgtgtgtgggtgtgtgtgtgtgtgtgtgtgtgtgtgtgtgtgtgtgtgtgtgagtgtgtgtgcatgtatagatgtatatatatatatgtatatatatatgtatatatatgtatatatatacatatatgtatatatatatacatgtatatatatatatacatatatatatatatatatatatatgtgtgcgtgtgtgtgtatgtatttttatgtataacataaacacataaacaatatttatatttatatttatatatatatctatatatataaattcatatttatatctatatacacatatttatatatatatatatatatatatatatatatatatatatatatatatacatatatatatatatatatatatatatatatatatatatttatatatatataaatatatttatatatatattcatatctatacaaacatatattcacacaaatatatatatatatatatatatatatatatatatatatatatatatatatatatatatatatatatatatatatatatatatatatatatatatatatatatatatatgtgtatatagatataaatatgaatttatatatataaatattgtttatgtgtttatgttatacataaaaatacatatatatatatatatatatatatatatatatatatatatatatatatatatatatataaacatatatctaagtatatatgtgtgtattacataaataaatatatatgtacacacacacacacacacacacacacacacacacacacacacacatatatatatatatatatatatatatatatatatatatatatatatatatataatatatatatgtttatatatatatatatattatatatatatatgtatatatatgtatatatatatatatatatatatatatatatataaatatatatatatatgtgtgtgtgtgtgtgtgtgtgtgtgtgtgtgtgtgtgtgtgtgtgtgtgtgtgtgtgtgtgtgtgtgtgtgtgtgtgtgtgtgtgtgaatatatgtatgtatagatatgaatatatatataaatatatgtatatatatattaatatacatataaatgtgtatata
Coding sequences:
- the LOC113811268 gene encoding heme-binding protein 2, coding for MKLSFVVAFLVCAQLARAQNEDEPSEIAPYSVIRTGDGYEERAYPAAKWVCHSQVQQAASRRKDTRSFFALFRYIDGGNEAEAKIPMTAPVRMKKTPVDKKVDAQMCFYLPEAHQARPPAPTNAELYIEEQTAFTAFVRTFDGFANKERVWEEAAEALKVSLEAAQEEGVDFSFFYRAGYDSPMKFENRRNEVWYLKN